The genomic stretch CTGTTTTTCGCAATCCTTTGGCCGGTCCGTCGGTACTGGGCATCAGTTCGGGAGCCAGTATGGGAGTTGCTTTTGTGGTGCTTCTTTCGGGTAGTTTGGGTGGCGTTGCTTTGAGCAAGCTAGGCTTTATGGGGGAAATAGCCCTTACCATAGCAGCTATTGCAGGTTCACTTTCCATTATGGCACTTATTGTTTTCGTTTCCCAAAAAGTAAGGGGCAATGTTACTTTGCTGATTATCGGTGTGATGATTGGTTATATAGCCAATGCGGTGATCGGTGTGCTGAAATTTTTCAGTGTGGAGGAGGATATTCGTGCATATGTCATTTGGGGGCTGGGAAGTTTTGCCCGTGTATCGGGAGATCAGATGACTTTATTTATATGTATCATGGTGGTATTGTTGCCACTTTCCTTCCTGCTTGTGAAAACATTGAATCTTTTGTTGCTGGGAGATGCATACGCACGGAATCTCGGATTGAATATAAAACGTGCCCGTCTGCTTGTCATTACTTGTTCGGGAGTATTGGTAGCTATTGTTACCGCATATTGCGGTCCGATTATTTTTCTGGGGCTGGCCGTTCCGCATCTTTGCAGGGGAATGTTCCGCACATCCGATCATCGTATTCTGATGCCTGCTTCTTTACTGGCAGGTGCGTCATTGGCATTGGTATGTAATTTGATTGCCCGTATGCCCGGTTTCGAAGGTGCATTGCCGGTAAATTCGGTGACGGCTTTGGTAGGCGCTCCGGTAGTGATGTCGGTTTTATTCAATAAACGTCGCAATGAAATGAATGAGTAATGATGAATCAAGAAACTATACATATTCGGAAACTGACTACCGGTTACCCCGGTAAGGGGGGGACCAAGATTGTAGCGAAGGACATTGATGCTACTATCCGCAGTGGGGAACTGACTTGTCTTTTGGGTGCGAATGGAGTAGGGAAATCTACTTTATTGCGTACTTTGTCTGCCTTTCAGCCGGCTGTAGGAGGAGAGATAGAAATAATGGGAAAGAAACTGACGGATTACACCGATAAACAGTTGGCGACAGTTATCGGAGTGGTATTGACCGAAAAATGCAGCCTGCGGAACATGACCGTAGAAGAACTGGTGGGTATGGGGCGCAGTCCTTATACCGGTTTCTGGGGAAATTTAAGCAAGGAGGACAAGAAAACAGTAAACGATGCCATTGCGTTGGTAAGGATTGAGGATTTGAAATACCGGATGGTACATACTTTGAGTGACGGTGAGCGTCAGAAAGTAATGATCGCAAAGGCGTTGGCACAGGAAACCCCGGTGATTTTTCTGGATGAGCCGACTGCTTTTCTTGATTTCCCCAGTAAAGTGGAGATTATGCAATTGCTTCATCATTTGTCACGTTCTACCAACAAGACGATTTTTCTTTCCACCCATGATTTAGAGTTAGCTTTGCAGATTGCTGATAAGATTTGGCTGATGGATAAAGCCAATGGAGTGACTATAGGAACTCCTGAAGATCTTTCCATAGACGGATGCCTGAGTAATTTTTTCTCTCGTAAGGGTATTGTTTTTGATATGGAAACCGGACTGTTCCGCATTGACAATGAGTTTGAAAAAGAAGTCCGTCTGGTGGGACATGGGAATAAGTATGCGATGGTACGGAAAGCTTTGCAGCGGAATGGTATTCTGGCAAGCCGGCGTGTTGAGTCCGATTTTTATATTGAAACGGGAGATATGACTACCAATGGATATATTATCCACCCGGTAGCCGGGAGGACGATAAAGGTAGATACCATAGAGGAATTGTTAGAACAAGTCACTGCTATATTAGCTTCCGTTTAGCAGCGTTTAAATAATCAGTTATTGTATCCTGAAAGGAATATTCCCTTCTTCATCAATCAAGAGGATTGTTAATTTTCCTTCGGGCAACAAGGGGACGCAATGTGCAAAACAATGTTCCAACAAACACGGAAAGAACTTTCCGCAGTCTTCTTCAGACAGCAATGTCCATAATTCACGGGCTAATGTCAACCTTTCTATCATGCTTTCAACATCCGGAGAGCATCCGGCTTCCATTGCCACTTGTTTTAGGAATTCTTTATTCATCACTACTTTCTTACTATGTGTGTCCAGATTTCCTTCGGCCAGTTTCACCGCTTTGCCTATCATAATGCCTAAAGTAACCAATGGAACCTTAAGCTTGGCAGCTATCTTGAGTGTCTCCCCGATAAAATTTCCATAATGTACAAAAGCCTGAGCAGGTAACCCCGGATACTCCTTCTTCACAAAACGTTCGCTTTTTGCTCCCGAATTAATGATGAGTCTGGATGAGCCCACAGCCACACAAACCTCCACTTCCCTGCGGATAGCCTCGACAAAAGCTTCTGAAGAAAAAGGACGGACAATGCCCGAAGTTCCAATTATGGAAATGCCATCCACAATTCCTAGTTTAGGATTGAAAGTACGTTGTGCCAACTCTTTTCCTCCGGGAACGGAAATGGTAATATCCAGCCCTTTATCATAAAGCGCCGATAATTCTTTCATTATCATTTGTCGGGGGATGCGATTGATGGCGGGTTCCCCGATTTCCAATCCCAGCCCCGGAAGGGTGACTCGTCCCACTCCTTCACCTTGCAGGAAACGGATGTCCGGGTGATTGCTAAAACTTACCGTTACCACAATGGATGCGCCGTGAGTGACATCCGGATCATCTCCCGCATCTTTAACAACGGTGCAGGTGGCACTGTTCTTTTCTATTTCTGTATGGGATACCGGTAAGGTCATTTCCTCGTCATCGGGAAGGCGGAAGGATATCATTTTCTGTTCTTCCCCTAAAATCAGAGCCGTCAATGCTGCTTTTGCAGCTGCAGTAGCGCAGGCCCCTGTGGTATAGCCGCTTCTCAACGGGTAAAAAGCAGGGATGTTCTTTTCTATCTGTTTTCTCAATCCATATTCACCGGTAACGATCATGAAATGCCGGGGAAGGGGAGGGCGTTTTATAGCAAAGACCGGGATTTTTGCAGCCTGTGCCGCTTTCACTTTCTCCGAAAATCCTCCGGATTCTCCGCTTTCCTTGGTCAGAATGGCTTGTGGATGTAGTGTCTCTAATAAAAGAGCTTCGGATTCTCCGGCATGATAGAATACCAGATTTCCTTTCGGGAAGCCTTGTTCTTGGGCTAATGTGATGGAAGTTTCCCGTTCCAGTACGCGGAACCAACAGGTATGTTTCTCCCAATAAGGGCGTAACTTCCCGATGGTCTGTACTCCGGTCAGTGCCAGCAGATGATCGGTTCCTGCTTTCTCTAACTGGTAAATGGCATCTGTATAGTCTTCACACCAGATGATGTTTTCGGTGCGTGGAGGATACTTCCTTTCAAAACGTATGACAGGAAGATGTAGTGTCCGGCTTGTTTCATCCACAGTCCGGTGGAGTTGGGAGGCAAACGGGTGGGCAGCATCCACCAATAAACGGATGTCGTTTTGGCGGCAGAAACTTTCCATTTTCTCCGTGTTCATTCCTCCGGTGATACGGATGCCGTGCTTGCATTGTATCTCCTGCCATTCTCCTTTGGTAGAGTAGAAGTAGGGCTTTCCGGCTTCATCGGCAACTTTCACGGCGGTGCGTCCTTCGGTGGTTCCTCCTAAAATCAGTATCATAGGCTGGATGTGAATGATTCTTTTTTTACTTTCTGAACAAGTGTTTGAACTCGTGCGCATAGAGCCGGGACAGACCTTTCCGGTTGTCTATTGCTTCGCCTACTACCAATAAGGTAGTCTGCGTCAGGTTATTGTCACGTACTATCTTAGCCAAATCCTTCAACTCTCCGCGATAAATCTTTTCTTCTTTCCAAGTCAGCTTATAACAGGCGGCAACCGGAGTTTCGGGAGGGTATGCCTGCATCAGCTCTTCCTGTACCTGTTCCACAATGCCCGCACTTAAATAAATGCACATTGTACTTTGCGATTGCGCCAATTTATGTAATTGTTCTTTTTTGGGCATCGGAGTACGGCCTTCCCCACGGGTGAGGATTATACTTTGTACTTTTTCAGGGATGGTAAACTGTGACCTCAATGCTGCCGCAGCCGCTTGGAACGAGGAGATCCCCGGAGTGATATGATAACTCATCTTGTAGCGGTCGAAGAAAGCCATTTGTTCCTGGATGGCTCCATAAATGCAAGGGTCTCCCGTGTGCAAGCGTACAATAAACAATCCTTTATCATAAAACTTTTTCATCAAGGCGAACTGTTCCTCCAAATCCATACTGGCGGAACTGCGTACAGTCGCTCCTTCTTTAGCATAAAAGGTCAATTCGCGGGGAACAAGACTTCCGGCATACAGAACAAGGTCCGCTTTCTCCAACATTCGTTTTCCGCGTACCGAAATCAGTTCGGGATCACCGGGACCTGCACCCACGATCTCTATATGTCCGCCACGCATGGCTGTCGCACTGATGGCTATGGCAAAAGTGAAGTGATTTCCTTCTGTCAGCATGCCCTTTTGTTTTTCCAATACAAGTGTTCCTTCACCGCTGCTTTTCAAGGCTGTGCTTTCGGCCACTCCATAGACGCCTGTCACTTCGAATGCCTTTTCAGACGGATGGGGGACTGTGATATCTTTCAGTTCTTCCGCAGGATAAATATGGGTTTCCGTATCGGCCCATCGCCGGTGGAGGATTTCCAGCAGAGGCTCGTCTTTTTTCAGTTCGATGGTATTGAGGGAGGCGAGAGAGAACGGACACAAACCTTGTCTGTGCATCACGGCTTCTATGTATTCCGCAATGCCCGAAGGATCGCATTGTTTCCGGCAACCTATTCCCAAGTGGAGGACAGCGGGATGGAAGCAGAGCATGGGAATCTCCGCACTATATATATAAGGTGTAACAGCAATAATCAACTTGAATTCCGATTGGGGTATGTCTTCGAAATGATAGAACACTTTTACGTGTGCGGGAAGTGTGCGTTCCAGATACTCCGTACCTTTATCCTTTATATCGAGCAGCAGCACCGTTGGTTCCCGGTTGACAAAAAGTGTGACCAGTCTGTTCATTTCTGCATGAGGAACAGTTATTTTCCAGTCATATTTTTCAGCTAGCGTATCCAGTGCCCATAACCCGGCATTGTCACTTTGGGTGGTAATCACAGCTTCTCCTCCTGTAATGGCGGCAATATGGCGGGTCAGTTCATTGGCTCCCCCCACATGCCCGGAAAGTACTGAAATGACAAAGCGCCCTGTACTGTCCACACAGACCACTGCCGGATCTTTATATTTGTTTTTTATGCATCCTGCAATGCTGCGTACACAGATTCCCATGGCACCAATAAAGATGATGCTGTCGAAGTCATTGAAATGCTCCTCTATGAACCGATGGCAGGATGTGATGGAAATACAGCCTTCGCATTCGTTTTTGGTATAAATAAGGGTATCCGGCAACTCTCTTTGTAGTGTTTTTGCCAACGGCAGGCTGGCTTCTGATATCAGTATGATTGCTTTCATTTGTTATCTGTTTTAAATCATTTATTCCGCTCTCATTATCTCTATCGGATTAAAGGTATCCACAGCAATACGGGTACACTGTGTTACCTTCTTGTTGATTTGTGTTATACCTTTTGTGAACAGGGCCTTGCTCTCTTCCGAAACCGAATTGAATACAATGACTCCGTCAGGCAACAGCACTTCTTTGATTTTTTGTAGAATCTCTATCATTTTTCCTCCATGACCACCTATAAATACGGCATCGGGGGCGGGAAGCCCGCCGAGTTCCGTTTCCAGAAAATCACCCATGACGGTTGTAATGCCGGGCGTGCCGAATTTACGACTGTTGCGTTCCATTAACTCTTTACCTTCCGTACGCTGTTCGAATGCTGTCACTTTCAGCTCCGGAAATTGGAGTTTGGCTTCTATGGAAACGGAACCGGTGCAGAAACCGATGTCCCAGAATGATTTCTTTTCCCTTAATGTCAGCATACTGAGAGTAAGCAAGCGGACAGGCATTTTGGTAATCATTTTGTTGCGTCCGTTCAACAAATGAAATTCACTTTCGGGAATTCCGAACGGACGGGGATGCACCTTGTTTCTTTGCAGTATCAGGCAATTGGGAAAGCGGAAAGCAGATTGGGAGGCTTCCTCTAAAGAGAATGTACGTACAGATTCTTCCTCGCCATTGCCTAATGCTTCCCCCACGGTCATGCGGTAGTTGTCATATCCATACTCCAGCATCCGGGCGGCAATGGTGGCAGGTGTCTTTTCCCGGTCGGTCAACACGCCTATCAGTTTATCTCCTCTGATTAAAGCAGAGTCGAATGCATCCCAAGGACGTCCGGTCAGCGACAAGGTCTGCATCTCCTGATAGGGGAGCAATATACGGTGTGCCAGCATTTGCAGCGAGTTGAAGGTGGGGAATAAGATAATCTTTGCCGACGGGAGTTTTCTCATGACGGTATTGGCGAAGCCGAAAAACAACGGGTCGCCTGAAGCGAAAACAATTATTTCGGGATGTTCCTCGTAACGGGAGAATACCGCATCCAGCGGGACGGTGATGTCTATCCATACGGCATCTTCCGGCAAATAAGCGTGTACCAATTCATGATGACGTTTTCCTCCCGAGAAGACTTTCCCTTGAGAAACCAAGTTCCGGATTTCAGGAGAAAGAAATTGATTCCGGTCATCGCTTATACCTATTATATAGAATGTTTGCATGGACTTATACATCTCTTCCCGGTTTCAGTTGTTCCGCATCATCAAAAGTAAGGATGGCATTTACCAGAGTCGCTGCCAGATTGCTTCCCCCTTTGCGTCCTTCTACTATCAGTTTGGGGATGTGGCTGAAAGGTTTCACCATGTGTTTGCTTTCGCAAACGTGCACAAAGCCCACCGGAGCAGCGATGATACCGCATGGATGCGCTTTTTCTTTCCGTATCAGGTCACACAGTTCCATCAATGCTGTAGGGGCATTACCGAATACATATAAAGCTTCCGGATGTTCCTCTGCTGCCATACGTATACCGGCCTGTGTACGGGTGATTCCTTTTTCTTTTGCCAATGCTGCCGCGCGTTCGTCACCCAGATAGCATTTCACCCCGATGCCCATCCGTTCCAAAGCACCTTTACGGATGCCCGCGGCAGCCATCGTCACATCCGTAATAATTGTACGTACTTTTCCTTCATTCAATATTTTATACAGACATTCTACGGCAAGAGGATCTACATGCAATATGTTTTCCATCTCGAAATCGGCTGTGGTATGGATGGCATGCAGTAACGCCCATTTGTGATCCGAAGGAATATTTTTATTTTTCAATTCTTTCTCAATAGTACGGAAACTGTTTATCATAATTTCCTGACCGATTCCTGTCGCATCGGTGGTCTTTTCCCGGTAATAACCACGCGGAGTGATTAATTTCCATTCCCGATAATAAGACTGGGAGTTGCCAATCAATACCACTGTAAACATATCCACCTGTTCGGGATCGAATTCTTGCAAAGTGGTGATTGTCACAGTTTCTTCCTTACGTCCGGCCTGACGCACAAAGCCTACCGGGGTTTCGGCTTCACGCTCTTTCAGAAAAATTTCTTTTAATCTGTAGAGTTGCCAATACCGCCCTTCGCTTTTGGGATTATAGACTGCCGTTACGAAATCTGCCGTTGCGGCTGCATGGATGCGTTTTTCAATCCGGTCCCATGGCGTCATGAGGTCGGAGAGAGAAATCACACAGAAATCGTGACCGATGGGTGCTCCTAACAGGGAAGCCGCTTTCTGAAAAGCACTGATACCCGGCAATACTTCTATTTCTACCCGGCTGCCACGCTCGCGTTTCATTTCGTAAACCAGCGGAGCCATGCCATAAATTCCGGCATCTCCCGAGCTGATAACGCATACAGTCTTTCCTTGTTCCGCCAGCTCGAAAGCCTGTTCGGCACGTGCTTTTTCACGTTTCATTCCGGTGTCTATACATTCGGTGCCCGGTTCCAGGTAGGGCTTGATAAACTGGAAATAGTATTTATAGCCGATTACTACATCGCTGTTTTTTACTGCTTGTATTACAGCGGGAGTCATATCTTCAGGTGAGCCGGGACCAATGCCGGCTACGATTAATTGGGCCTTTTTCATTTTTTATTATATAATTATTCCTCTCCGGAAATCTAATTTAAAAGTTTCCTTCAGTGCTTTCAGTCAATATAATCCTCTGAATGACAATACGCTGTCCTGACAGTAGTTCCTTCATCTTGCTTTCAGGCTTTTACATAGACGGACTGAAAGTGATAGCTGGCATGAGGAGCCAAACTTAACCGTACAAAGTTACTTATTTGAACGGGAGAAACAAGTCTTTTCTTGCTATAATTATAGAAATCTTTTTTTATCAGGCTTAATAATGAATAAGGCATCATTCAGAATGTGCCGTAATCGGGAAGCCGGCAAAGCAGAGGATATTGCCGGTGAAAATTTAAACAGGAACTAAAAATAATAGAGATTTGCTGATAGATAAGTTTGAAGAAAAAATGTTGGCGGAATCATTGGGGGGCACTATGGGGATGGTTAAGCCTTTTTATTCCTGCACTTAACCCTTTTTAAACCTCTGATTTCTATCTCCATAGCCTTTGGAGTTAACTCCAAAGCTTATGGAGATAACTCCAAAGGCTATGGATTTAACTCCGCAAGCTTGGGAGATAGAAATCATACGTTCAAAAAGGCTTAGTCACAAAGATGTGAGAGCTTAGGAATCGGTTTGCCGGAGTTTGTCCTGTATGGAAAAAACTGCCTCCGCTGTTTGTATCATATCGGATTCCGTTATTTTAAGGCCTTGCCATCCGAGAAAGCATTACCCACTTTTTCTCCTACTTTCAGATAATCATTATTGAACGGGTCGAAGATGACGGGAATAACTTTGGAGGCATCCACTTTTCCATTCTTATCCAGTGCACGTTCATCTACACTTACATTGACTATTTCGCCGCGCAGGATACAGGTTTCGGGATTGTAATCCTTCAGCTTGCATTCCACAGCTACGGATAATTCATCAATCAGCGGGGCATCCACAAACTCCGACCGGGTGGCATGGAATCCCGCACGGGCGAATTTGTCCGGAACCTTGTTGCCCGAAACAATGCCTACATAATCGCAAGCGATGATTTGCCCGGCTTCTGCCATGCTCACTGTGAATGCTTTGCGTTTCAGAATGTTGGCCGTTGTCTTGTGACCTTCACTGATACAAATACTGATTTCATTCATTTCACTGATACCGCCCCAAGCCGCATTCATGGCATTGGGAATACCGTTTTCATCGTATGCGGCGATGATAAATACCGGTTGCGGATAGGTAAAAGGTTTTGCTCCTAAATTCTTTCTCATACTATTTATTTTTTAGTCCATTGTTTAATCTCTTCTTTGGTAGCACCGTTCATCAGCCTGCCTTTCTGCCAGTTCAGGTTGGGATAGGCTTTCTTTAATTCTTGTTCGGCGTTAGAAATGCGGCTTCCACCCGAGGTAGCGAATGGAATGAGGATCTTGCCTGTGAAATCACCTTTTTCTATAAAACTGTTGATGATTCTTGGAGCCAGGTTCCACCAAATGGGGAAACCGATATAGATGGTATCATAGGTTGCCAAGTTTTTGGGCTGGGAACGCAATGCGGGACGTGACAGGGCGTCTGCCATTTCCACACTGCTGCGCGAGGATTTGTCGTGCCAGTCCAGGTCGGCGGAGGTATATTTCTTTGCAGGTTGTATTTCGTAGAGGGCTCCGCCTGTCACCTCCGCTACCTGTTTGGCAGCTTTCTCTGTTGTACCTGTTGCCGAGAAGTAAGCTACTAATGTTCTGTTGCTCTGTTTCTGTGCGTTTACGGTAATACACAGTATCATGATTACCGTCATAAATAATCCGAGTCTTTTCATACGATTGATGTTATTTGGTTCAAATATACGTTTTAATATTTTATGATGTTGCAAATTTAGGTATATTTGCTTGGGTTCTTTGTAGATAAATTACGGGTATCCTAACCTTAATTACAGATTCTGCCATATAATATGGAGGGGTAGTCCGGCAGGAACATTCCGGCTCTTCTTTTTATTCCCGGATGGGATAAGATTCAGTAACTAAGGTAAAATAATCCGTAATTGGGGTTATAACCTTGTCCGGATAACCTCCTATTTTTGTAACCGTATTATTCAAATAACTGAAAAAGCTATATTTTAGCAGGCATTAAACAAGTTAGAATGATGGATAAAATATTAAATTTAGACAGTGTGGACCAATATAACAGTCTATACGGACTTGAAACACTGAATCCGTTGGTCAGTGTCATTGATTTGAACAAGGCTACCCGGCAGATGGACTATGTGCACTGGAACTATGGTGTTTATGCACTTTATCTGAAATTGGAGAAAGCTTGTGATATCAAGTACGGGCGTCGGAGTTATGACTATCAGGAAGGAACCGTAGTATGTTTTGCTCCGGGACAAACAACGGAAACCACATTGACCACCGACCGTGTGCAGTTGAATGTGCTTGGAATTCTTTTTCATCCGGATTTGTTACGGGGGACTACGCTTGGAAAAACAATAAAGAAATATACTTTCTTTTCGTATGAAGTGAGCGAGGCGCTGCACCTTTCGGAAGATGAGCGCAATATTATGACAGATTGCCTGAAGATTATCCGTATGGAACTGGAACGGGGGGTGGACAAGCATAGTAAGACCTTGCTGGTAAACTATATAGAACTGCTTCTTAATTACTGTATGCGTTTTTATGAACGTCAGTTCGCCACCCGCAGTCATTCGAACCGTGATGTGTTGACACGCTTTGAAGGGTTGCTTGACGATTATTTTGAGGGCGAACTTGCCGAGCGTGACGGATTGCCTACCGTGAAATACTTTGCTGACAAACTGTGCCTTTCATCCAACTACTTCGGGGATATGTTCAAGAAGGAAACCGGCAAGACCCCACAGGAATATATTCAGGAAAAAGTGATAGAACTGGCGAAAGAACGGATGTCCGACAGGAGAGAAACCGTCAGCAGGGTAGCTTATTCACTGGGATTTCAATATCCGCAGCATTTCTGCCGGTTGTTCAAGAAGCGTGTGGGCTGTACACCGAATGAATATCGTACACAAAACCTTCCTTTATAGTATCCTGTTTTAACAAGCAATGAAAGAGACTATGTTGGACTTGAGGACTGTATATGAATGTAATCGCTGTCTGGGTTGCAAGACATTGCATCCGCAGGTGAGCATCATCAATCTGGAGAATCCTTCATTGGAAGAGGATGCGGTGAAATTTGAATTCTATGCTGTCTTGCTGATTGAGGATTGTCCGAGCGGTTGTTGCTGCTGCGGACGGAAATATTATGATTACTCCAATGCTACCATGGTGTTTCTCACTCCCGGCGAGATCTTTCGTATGAGTAAGGAGAATACGTTGCCGGATAAAGGATATCTTTTGGCATTTCATCCTGACCTGTTGTTCCGCACCTCACTGAAGAATCATATTAAAAATTATACCTTTTTCCATTATCGCAAGGAAGAAGCGCTGCATCTTTCACGGCGTGAGACAGAGAAAGTGACGTGTTGCCTCTCGAATATAGAGGATGAGTTGCATCATCCCATTGATACTCATAGCAGTATTATTCTTTCCCGGCATATAGAACTTCTGTTGGATTATTGCACCCGGTATTATGAACGTCAGTTTATTACCCGTGAGAATAAGAACAAGGCTCTTTTGGAAAACATGGAACGTTTGTTTGTGGAATATATCGCATCCGGAAGATTGCAGGGCGGCAAGTTGCCCACATCCGGCTATATGGCGGGAGAGCTTGATTTGTCTGTCGCTTACTTCAATGATCTGCTGAGATTTGAAACCGGCAAGACTTTGGAGGAATATTTTCAACTGAAGCGGCTGGATATAGCCAGGCACATGTTGTTGCAGGACGGTCATACGCCTGCTGCTGTGGCACGGAAGTTAGGCTATCCTAATGTGCAGTGCTTCAGTGTGCTTTTCAAGAAAATAACAGGTGTCGCCCCCAGTGATTACCGGCTCTCGCAGAATTGATAACCGGGTTGCAATACCATGTTTTTGTGATACAGTTCCTTTCTGTAAAAATGGTAATTCTATCTGTAATTTATCTACAAAGAATGAATGGGGGCTGGCTTATCTTTGCATTGTGAAGTGAAAGCGGCTTTGTTCGCATCGGAATGAAGTAAGACAACAGATGAAATCATTTAAATAGGTAGAACGATGTATATTGAACAAGTAAATTCTCCGCAAGACATAAAACGGTTTTCTGCGGAACAGTTAAGACAGTTGGCCGGTGAAGTCCGCAATGCATTATTGACCAAGTTAAGTGCTCACGGAGGGCATGTGGGACCTAATCTGGGAATGGTGGAGGCTACAATAGCATTGCACTATGTATTCAATTCACCGACGGATAAGATGGTATATGATGTATCCCATCAAAGTTATACACATAAGATGCTGACCGGGCGTAAGGATGCTTTCCTGAATCCGGAGGATTATGATGTGGTGTCCGGATACACCAATCCCCGGGAAAGCGGGCACGATTTTTTCACTATCGGCCATACTTCCACCTCTGTCAGTCTGGCTTGCGGTCTTGCCAAAGCCAGAGATCTGAAAGGCGGATACGAGAATATCATTGCCGTGATAGGGGATGGATCGCTCAGCGGCGGGGAAGCTTATGAAGGTCTGAGTAATGCGGGAGAAATGGGAACCAACCTTATTATAGTGGTTAATGATAATGAAATGTCCATTGCCGAAAACCACGGTGGGCTCTATCAGAACCTGAAGGAACTGCGCGATACGGAGGGACGGTCGTCCTGTAATTTCTTCCGTTCTCTGGGGTTGGATTATCTTTATGTGGGAGAGGGGAATGATATTCCGTCTTTGATTGCGGCTTTTGCCAAGGTGAAAGATACATCACGTCCCACAGTGGTTCATATTCACACACAGAAAGGAAAGGGATACGCTCCGGCAGAAGCCGACCGGGAGGAATTTCATTGGGAGATGCCTTTCGATCTGGAAACGGGTAAGCCGAAGGTGGATTGCAGCGGTATGGAGGATTACCATAGCCTGACCGGGAAGTTTTTGTTGGAGAAGATGAAGGAGGACCACACGGTTGTTGCCATCAGCTCGGGTACTCCTACTGTGATAGGTTTTACTCCTGAACGCCGGAAACAGGCAGGGCGTCAGTTTGTGGATGTAGGTATTGCCGAGGAACATGCCGTGGCATTGGCATCGGGTATCGCTGCCGGTGGCGGACGTCCGGTGTACGGGGTTTACAGTACTTTTGTCCAGCGTTGCTATGACCAGTTGTCTCAGGATTTGTGTATCAATGGAAATCCGGCGGTGATCACTGTGTTTATGGGGACAGTAGCCGGAATGAACGATGTGACTCATCTGGGTTTCTTCGATATTCCGCTTATCAGCAACATCCCGAATATGGTTTATCTGGCTCCTACGTGTTCCGAAGAGTATTTTGCTATGTTGGAATGGGCTGTCCGCCAGACGGAATATCCCGTTGCTATCCGTGTGCCGGGAGCGGCAGTGGTGCATCGTAAGGAAGAGTTTGACACGGATTATAGCGAGTTAAACCGCTACAAAATGACAGCCAGGGGAGAAACTGTCGCTATTCTTGCATTGGGTGCTTTCTATGATTTGGGACAGGCTTTGAAGAATAAGCTCCGGGAAGAGTCGGGT from Phocaeicola dorei encodes the following:
- a CDS encoding 1-deoxy-D-xylulose-5-phosphate synthase; the encoded protein is MYIEQVNSPQDIKRFSAEQLRQLAGEVRNALLTKLSAHGGHVGPNLGMVEATIALHYVFNSPTDKMVYDVSHQSYTHKMLTGRKDAFLNPEDYDVVSGYTNPRESGHDFFTIGHTSTSVSLACGLAKARDLKGGYENIIAVIGDGSLSGGEAYEGLSNAGEMGTNLIIVVNDNEMSIAENHGGLYQNLKELRDTEGRSSCNFFRSLGLDYLYVGEGNDIPSLIAAFAKVKDTSRPTVVHIHTQKGKGYAPAEADREEFHWEMPFDLETGKPKVDCSGMEDYHSLTGKFLLEKMKEDHTVVAISSGTPTVIGFTPERRKQAGRQFVDVGIAEEHAVALASGIAAGGGRPVYGVYSTFVQRCYDQLSQDLCINGNPAVITVFMGTVAGMNDVTHLGFFDIPLISNIPNMVYLAPTCSEEYFAMLEWAVRQTEYPVAIRVPGAAVVHRKEEFDTDYSELNRYKMTARGETVAILALGAFYDLGQALKNKLREESGVEATLINPRYITGLDEPMLEELKVGHRIVVTLEDGVLDGGFGEKIARYYGNSEMRVLNYGLRKEFADRYNLDELMKANRLTDKQMAEDIAGILG